A part of Melittangium boletus DSM 14713 genomic DNA contains:
- the rnk gene encoding nucleoside diphosphate kinase regulator — protein sequence MTERSSEPRIVVTSQDLERLRNVIDSTGDSRSLAASESLDAELARAIVVEPVQVSPDVVTMNSRVVYLDEQSQQTREVTLCYPKDASVAEGRVSVLAPIGAALLGLSVGQVIEWPLPRGQHKRLRIMSVPYQPEAAGHFHL from the coding sequence ATGACGGAGAGAAGCTCGGAGCCACGGATCGTGGTGACGTCGCAGGACCTGGAGCGGCTGCGCAACGTGATCGACTCGACCGGTGATTCCCGGAGCCTCGCGGCCTCGGAATCGCTCGATGCCGAACTGGCCCGGGCGATCGTCGTCGAGCCCGTCCAGGTGTCCCCGGACGTGGTCACCATGAACAGCCGCGTCGTGTACCTCGACGAGCAGTCCCAGCAGACCCGGGAGGTGACGCTCTGCTATCCGAAGGACGCGTCCGTGGCCGAGGGGCGCGTCTCCGTGCTCGCGCCCATTGGCGCGGCGCTGTTGGGGCTGTCCGTGGGTCAGGTGATCGAGTGGCCCCTGCCTCGCGGCCAGCACAAGCGTCTGCGCATCATGTCCGTGCCCTACCAGCCCGAGGCGGCGGGGCACTTCCACCTGTAG